From Nicotiana tabacum cultivar K326 chromosome 22, ASM71507v2, whole genome shotgun sequence, one genomic window encodes:
- the LOC107822987 gene encoding uncharacterized protein LOC107822987, with product MQASPMLSLQSSSFTLYNSNTNLTEIAARVVKEFNAEDETDSEFFFSDNNETFSCAVQILNEKAELEKQQNEENGDDDFEFAFINTESEFSPISADEIFYNGQIRPIFNTDLCSRDVQFKVWAPTASIRLPLRKLFIAERETTPSCSSSEADDLESIPPGTYCVWRPRAAEDTLTEQCKKSKSTGSSSKRWKLRDFLHRSNSDGKDTFVFLTTAFNKKRGESREYDGG from the coding sequence ATGCAAGCGAGTCCGATGTTGTCCCTGCAGTCTTCGAGTTTCACTCTTTATAATTCCAACACAAATCTCACCGAAATTGCTGCTAGAGTTGTCAAAGAATTCAACGCTGAAGATGAAACAGATTCCGAATTTTTCTTCAGTGATAATAATGAGACATTCAGCTGTGCAGTACAGATTTTGAATGAGAAAGCTGAACtggaaaaacaacaaaacgaagaGAACGGTGATGATGATTTTGAGTTTGCTTTTATTAATACAGAATCTGAATTTTCACCTATTTCTGCTGATGAAATCTTCTACAACGGTCAGATCCGTCCAATTTTCAACACAGATTTATGCTCACGCGATGTTCAATTCAAGGTTTGGGCTCCGACGGCGTCAATTCGACTTCCGTTAAGGAAGCTTTTCATCGCGGAGCGTGAAACTACGCCGTCTTGTTCGTCGTCGGAAGCCGACGACTTAGAAAGCATTCCTCCGGGAACTTACTGCGTGTGGAGGCCGAGAGCGGCGGAAGATACTCTAACTGAACAATGTAAGAAGAGCAAATCCACCGGCTCCTCCTCTAAGCGGTGGAAGTTAAGAGACTTTCTTCACCGGAGTAACAGCGACGGTAAAGATACTTTCGTGTTTTTGACGACTGCGTTTAATAAGAAGAGAGGAGAAAGCAGAGAGTACGACGGCGGTTGA